In the genome of Kitasatospora cathayae, one region contains:
- the sbnA gene encoding 2,3-diaminopropionate biosynthesis protein SbnA — MPIIRTPQEFNEDELFVDLRAMFDYPLYLKCEGFNFAGSVKLKAALSMVDAAERDGRLNRDSVLVESSSGNLGMALSMIASVRGYQFICVVDPRTNLSTRQLIETLGGKVHMITEPSPDTGFLGARLDYVRELCASSPRYVWLNQHANPDNWRAHYRTTGPAIHRQFPDLDVLFVGAGTTGTLMGCARYFKEHRPAARIVAVDSVGSVTFGGEPGSRMIPGLGAGVRPALLDETFVDDVVHVPEIDTVRTCHRLARGGFLFGGSTGTVVSGAAAWLAEHRRGKDVVAVAVSPDLGDRYLDTIYQSAWVRDIYGADALDAVERLTPPNAIATGVR; from the coding sequence ATGCCCATCATCAGAACACCGCAGGAGTTCAACGAGGACGAACTCTTCGTCGACCTGCGCGCGATGTTCGACTACCCGCTGTACCTCAAGTGCGAGGGCTTCAACTTCGCCGGCTCCGTCAAACTCAAAGCGGCCCTCAGCATGGTCGACGCCGCCGAGCGCGACGGACGGCTGAACCGCGACTCCGTCCTGGTGGAGTCCTCCTCCGGCAACCTGGGGATGGCGCTCAGCATGATCGCCTCCGTCCGGGGTTACCAGTTCATCTGCGTTGTCGACCCACGTACGAATCTGTCCACCCGTCAGCTCATCGAAACGCTCGGCGGCAAGGTTCACATGATCACCGAACCGTCGCCGGACACCGGGTTCCTGGGCGCCCGGCTGGACTACGTCCGCGAGCTGTGCGCCTCCTCACCGCGTTACGTGTGGCTCAACCAGCACGCCAACCCGGACAACTGGCGGGCGCACTACCGCACCACCGGTCCGGCGATCCACCGCCAGTTCCCGGACCTGGACGTGCTGTTCGTCGGCGCCGGCACCACCGGGACGCTGATGGGCTGCGCCCGCTACTTCAAGGAGCACCGGCCGGCCGCCCGGATCGTCGCGGTGGACAGCGTCGGCTCGGTCACCTTCGGCGGCGAGCCCGGGTCGCGGATGATCCCGGGCCTGGGCGCCGGCGTCCGGCCTGCCCTGCTGGACGAGACCTTCGTCGACGACGTGGTGCACGTGCCCGAGATCGACACCGTCCGCACCTGCCACCGGCTCGCCCGGGGCGGCTTCCTGTTCGGCGGCTCCACCGGGACGGTGGTCAGCGGTGCGGCGGCCTGGCTCGCGGAGCACCGCCGCGGCAAGGACGTCGTCGCCGTCGCCGTCTCGCCCGACCTGGGCGACCGCTACCTCGACACCATCTATCAGAGCGCCTGGGTGCGCGACATCTACGGCGCCGACGCACTGGATGCGGTCGAGCGCCTCACGCCGCCCAACGCCATTGCCACGGGGGTGAGATGA
- a CDS encoding non-ribosomal peptide synthetase, giving the protein MHPEELPLSAAQREMWFAQQLDPGNPVFTMADVLELTGPLDHERLRAAWQRVLDRTECLRVRFVERDGQPVQLVEPPRARPLPVLDLTGEPDPLAAAETFLETQQQLPSSLGPDAFAATLVLIGTELAWLHMRANHILVDGFSRALVYRRLAAEYDLPGAEPAADPTLAELLAEERDYLASPAHQRDRAHWAEQLADGIEPTVLSGHLGAPARTTLRSTGLIPADTVTRLQDAAWAERVTWQTLLIGATAGCLAALAGTDRVVLTLPVAARTTPLAQAVPGMRANFLPLPVSVHPALGRAGLLTQVAATLRGTLRHQRHRHDAIRRDLGLTGDAGRTFGPTVNVLQTGGEFALGECRAQVRNLSTGPVPDLQILFLDNGEDGCELRVDGDADRYPQERLDLFRDALLGYLDEFATVSTELPVGRIAALPAAERERVLAGGNGYGQQPDTFTDVLPRIRQLALARPDAIAVQDDAGQLDYAELVARASALSRRLVAAGAGPDRLVAIAAAPGTGFVTAVLGVLGAGAAWLPLDVQAPAVRGAALVEAAGAAVLLHGEDQRPYVDTLLGALPQDRCPAVLGLDDARDEELLPTTGGPAELAYVIYTSGSTGRPKGAMVHRDGMVNHLLAKHADLELSEADTVVHNAPVTFDISVWQMLSPLVAGGRLRVVSRELAGDPGALFALADAEGVTVLEVVPSLLRAALDSWEAGAPLPRLSALRRLVVTGEAMPADLARRWFALRPGIPLVNAFGPTECSDDVTHALIGSPAELDSVRAPIGRPVRDTRLYVLGDSLQPVPAGQPGELYVGGRGVGRGYLNDPRRTAAAFVADPYAEASGARMYRTGDRVVHRSDGQLEFLERVDHQVKIRGHRIEPGEVEAALRAVFGVADAVVTVARDPSGGARLVAHLAGGADPAAVRAELARTLPDYMVPAVLVPMAALPLTPNGKVDRKALPAPDFGALRRERRAPATEREALLCALFAEVLELDEVGADEDFFALGGHSLLAGRIVTGLRARLGIELPIRTLFEAPTPFALALALDGLEPAREELVAGPRPERIPLSPGQQRLWFLSQLDAAGATYHLSHAVRLTGALDRAALAAALADVVARHESLRTVFPAEDGRPHQRVLPVGEAGPELPVVPFTGRPAEELDAELAARAGTPFDLATEPPLRAVLFETGVEEHVLLLVQHHIAADGWSVRPLVDGLQAAYRARLAGGAPEWAELPVQYADYTLWQRRLLGEPDDPNSLMFRQLDYWAEQLAGLPEELPLPVDFPRPAVPSYRGATVPLRLDAETHRALAALARESGASPFMVVQAALAVLLGKLGAGTDIPLGTPVAGRTAQALDGLVGFFVNTLVLRTDLGGDPTFRTLVGRARETVLAALAHQDVPFEKLVDRLGAGRSLARQPLFQVMLAFQNNAGARPELPGLTAEVRQIGTGTAKFDLAFELVEQYDGSGRPDGLTGTLEYSTDLFTERTARGLADRLAHLIGLLTGEPDRPLSGLDALLPEERELLLGSWSGAATPTTVGAVQLPALFQAQAHRAPERPALRWFEGGAVRAEVGYGELNERANRLAHHLIALGAGPGRIVALALPRTVDAVVAVLAVLKTGAAYLPVDPAYPRERIGYLLADSAPLAVLSHGSVAGRLPEPVAAPVLLLDDPATAAAIAGAPAHDPDDTERTAPLGPEHPAYVIYTSGSTGRPKGVLVPHRAVAALAAEHDRFGVGEGTRLLQFASFSFDAAAWELLTALLTGAVLVLAAEADRAPGEPLAELVATAGIEVVCLPPTVLAAWPVALPMPEGLTLITAGEACPPELVERWSAGRRMLNAYGPTETTVCATVSEPLAGAVKPPIGRPLAGARVYVLDEALRPTPPGVIGELYVAGAGVALGYLHRPELSAQRFTADPYADRYGAPDDRMYRTGDLVRWTADGQLDYVGRADEQVKLRGFRIELGEIETALLARPGVEQAAAVVREDRPGDKRLVAYVTPADLPVGELRAALTAELPDYLVPSAFVPLETLPLTGNGKLDRRALPAPDYAAASTGRAPADAREAAFCAVFAEVLGLPEVGADDGFFDLGGDSIVSIQLVSRARAAGLVVTAQDVFTHRTPAALAVVARDGEGEGAVTTVGTEDGVGPLGQLPIGHWLRELGGPVDGFHQAVLVRTPANATRESLTAALQALLDHHDGLRMRLLPDWSLLITEPGTVDAGELLRTLDGPAADWPAEAVAARQRLAPGAGVMVQARWHPEVGELLLTLHHLVVDGVSWRVLLPDLARAHEAVLAGEPVRLEPVGTSLRHWSALLERTAGTPELRAQLDWWRAESAGSQAPLGHRAADPAVDTVATARTLHRTLDTDTTAALLTEVTGAYHAEVNDVLLTALALAVADWRRRTGRPQGPVPVELEGHGREEFAPGVDLSRTVGWFTTAYPLRLDPGPVDLAEALSGGPAAGHSLKLVKEHLRMVPGHGLGWGQLRYLNKHGLERAEALSGTARPQLGFNYLGRLPAPGTEDWALTEQSAALAAGADPEMPLPHVLDVNAMTEDGPDGPRLSARWTWAGQALAQADAEDLAEGWFRALRALVRHTREPGAGGWTPSDLDLVALSQDEIDEFEDEMDDWGNEL; this is encoded by the coding sequence GTGCATCCGGAAGAGCTACCGCTGTCCGCCGCCCAGCGCGAGATGTGGTTCGCCCAGCAGCTCGACCCGGGCAATCCGGTGTTCACCATGGCGGACGTCCTGGAGCTGACCGGCCCGCTGGACCACGAGCGGCTGCGGGCCGCCTGGCAGCGCGTGCTGGACCGCACCGAGTGCCTGCGGGTGCGCTTCGTCGAGCGCGACGGGCAGCCGGTGCAGCTGGTCGAGCCGCCGCGCGCGCGTCCCCTTCCGGTGCTCGACCTGACCGGCGAGCCGGACCCGCTCGCCGCCGCCGAAACGTTTCTGGAGACCCAGCAGCAGCTTCCGTCCTCCCTCGGCCCCGACGCCTTCGCCGCCACCCTGGTGCTGATCGGCACGGAACTGGCCTGGCTGCACATGAGGGCCAACCACATCCTGGTGGACGGCTTCAGCCGCGCCCTGGTCTACCGCCGGCTCGCCGCCGAGTACGACCTGCCCGGCGCCGAGCCGGCCGCCGACCCGACCCTCGCCGAACTGCTCGCCGAGGAGCGCGACTACCTCGCCTCCCCCGCCCACCAGCGCGACCGCGCCCACTGGGCCGAGCAGTTGGCCGACGGCATCGAGCCCACCGTGCTCTCCGGCCACCTCGGCGCGCCCGCCCGCACCACCCTGCGCAGCACCGGTCTGATCCCGGCCGACACCGTCACCAGGCTGCAGGACGCCGCCTGGGCCGAGCGGGTCACCTGGCAGACCCTGCTGATCGGCGCCACCGCCGGCTGCCTCGCCGCTCTGGCCGGCACCGACCGGGTCGTACTGACCCTCCCGGTCGCCGCCCGGACCACCCCGCTGGCCCAGGCCGTCCCCGGCATGCGCGCCAACTTCCTGCCGCTGCCGGTCTCCGTCCACCCCGCGCTCGGTCGTGCCGGCCTGCTCACCCAGGTCGCCGCCACCCTGCGCGGCACGCTGCGCCACCAGCGCCACCGGCACGACGCGATCCGCCGCGACCTCGGTCTGACCGGCGACGCCGGCCGCACCTTCGGCCCGACCGTCAACGTGCTGCAGACCGGCGGCGAGTTCGCCCTCGGCGAGTGCCGCGCCCAGGTCCGCAACCTGTCCACCGGCCCCGTCCCGGACCTGCAGATCCTCTTCCTGGACAACGGCGAGGACGGCTGCGAGCTGCGGGTCGACGGCGACGCCGACCGCTACCCCCAGGAGCGCCTGGACCTCTTCCGCGACGCCCTGCTCGGCTACCTCGATGAATTCGCCACCGTCTCCACCGAACTGCCGGTCGGCCGGATCGCCGCCCTGCCGGCGGCCGAGCGCGAGCGCGTCCTGGCCGGGGGGAACGGCTACGGGCAGCAGCCGGACACCTTCACCGACGTCCTGCCCCGGATCCGCCAACTCGCGCTGGCCCGTCCCGACGCGATCGCCGTCCAGGACGACGCCGGCCAGCTCGACTACGCCGAACTGGTCGCCCGGGCCAGCGCCCTCTCCCGCCGGCTGGTCGCCGCGGGCGCCGGGCCGGACCGGCTGGTGGCGATCGCCGCCGCCCCCGGCACCGGCTTCGTGACCGCCGTCCTCGGCGTGCTCGGCGCCGGCGCCGCCTGGCTGCCGCTGGACGTCCAGGCCCCGGCCGTCCGCGGCGCGGCGCTGGTCGAGGCCGCGGGCGCCGCCGTCCTGCTGCACGGCGAGGACCAGCGGCCGTACGTCGACACCCTGCTCGGCGCGCTGCCGCAGGACCGGTGCCCGGCCGTGCTCGGGCTCGACGACGCCCGCGACGAGGAGCTGCTGCCGACCACCGGGGGCCCGGCCGAGCTGGCGTACGTCATCTACACCTCGGGCTCCACCGGCCGCCCCAAGGGCGCCATGGTGCACCGCGACGGCATGGTCAACCACCTGCTCGCCAAGCACGCCGACCTGGAGCTGTCCGAGGCCGACACCGTGGTGCACAACGCCCCCGTCACCTTCGACATCTCGGTCTGGCAGATGCTCAGCCCGCTGGTCGCGGGCGGGCGGCTGCGGGTGGTCTCCCGCGAGCTCGCGGGAGACCCGGGCGCGCTGTTCGCGCTCGCCGACGCCGAGGGCGTCACCGTGCTGGAGGTCGTCCCCTCGCTGCTGCGCGCCGCGTTGGACTCCTGGGAGGCCGGCGCGCCGCTGCCCCGGCTGTCCGCGCTGCGCAGGCTGGTGGTCACCGGCGAGGCGATGCCCGCCGACCTGGCCCGCCGCTGGTTCGCGCTGCGCCCCGGCATCCCGCTGGTCAACGCCTTCGGGCCGACCGAGTGCTCGGACGACGTCACCCACGCCCTGATCGGCTCCCCGGCCGAGCTGGACTCGGTGCGCGCCCCGATCGGCCGCCCGGTCCGCGACACCAGGCTCTACGTCCTCGGCGACTCGCTGCAGCCCGTCCCGGCCGGCCAGCCCGGCGAGCTGTACGTGGGCGGGCGCGGCGTCGGCCGCGGCTACCTGAACGACCCGCGGCGCACCGCGGCCGCCTTCGTGGCCGACCCGTACGCCGAGGCGTCCGGCGCCCGGATGTACCGCACCGGCGACCGGGTGGTGCACCGGAGCGACGGGCAGCTGGAGTTCCTGGAGCGGGTCGACCACCAGGTCAAGATCCGCGGCCACCGGATCGAGCCCGGCGAGGTGGAGGCCGCGCTGCGCGCCGTCTTCGGCGTGGCCGACGCGGTGGTCACCGTCGCCCGGGACCCGTCCGGCGGGGCCCGGCTGGTCGCCCACCTGGCCGGCGGCGCCGACCCGGCCGCCGTCCGCGCCGAACTGGCCCGGACGCTGCCCGACTACATGGTGCCGGCGGTGCTGGTGCCGATGGCGGCGCTGCCGCTGACCCCCAACGGCAAGGTGGACCGCAAGGCCCTGCCGGCGCCGGACTTCGGCGCGCTGCGCCGCGAGCGACGGGCCCCGGCCACCGAGCGCGAGGCGCTGCTGTGCGCGCTGTTCGCCGAGGTGCTGGAGCTCGACGAGGTCGGCGCCGACGAGGACTTCTTCGCGCTCGGCGGGCACTCGCTGCTGGCCGGCCGGATCGTCACCGGGCTGCGCGCCCGGCTCGGGATCGAGCTGCCGATCCGCACCCTGTTCGAGGCGCCCACCCCGTTCGCCCTGGCGCTCGCCCTGGACGGCCTCGAGCCGGCCCGGGAGGAGCTGGTGGCCGGCCCGCGGCCGGAGCGCATACCGCTCTCCCCCGGGCAGCAACGGCTGTGGTTCCTCTCCCAGTTGGACGCCGCCGGCGCCACCTATCACCTCTCCCACGCGGTCCGGCTGACCGGCGCGCTGGACCGGGCGGCGCTCGCCGCGGCACTGGCCGACGTGGTGGCCCGGCACGAGAGCCTGCGCACCGTCTTCCCGGCCGAGGACGGACGCCCGCACCAGCGGGTGCTCCCGGTCGGCGAGGCCGGGCCGGAGCTGCCGGTCGTCCCGTTCACCGGCCGCCCGGCCGAGGAGCTGGACGCCGAGCTGGCCGCCCGGGCCGGCACGCCCTTCGACCTGGCCACCGAACCGCCGCTGCGCGCCGTGCTGTTCGAGACCGGTGTCGAGGAGCACGTACTGCTTCTGGTCCAGCACCACATCGCGGCCGACGGCTGGTCGGTGCGCCCGCTGGTCGACGGCCTGCAGGCCGCCTACCGCGCCCGGCTGGCCGGCGGCGCCCCCGAGTGGGCCGAACTGCCCGTCCAGTACGCCGACTACACGCTCTGGCAGCGCCGACTGCTCGGCGAGCCGGACGATCCGAATTCACTGATGTTCCGTCAGCTTGACTACTGGGCCGAACAGTTGGCCGGGCTGCCGGAGGAGCTGCCGCTGCCCGTCGACTTCCCGCGCCCGGCGGTGCCCAGCTACCGGGGCGCCACCGTGCCGCTGCGGCTGGACGCCGAAACGCACCGCGCCCTGGCCGCGCTGGCCCGGGAATCCGGCGCCAGCCCGTTCATGGTGGTGCAGGCGGCGCTGGCCGTACTGCTCGGCAAGCTCGGCGCCGGTACGGACATCCCGCTCGGCACCCCGGTGGCGGGGCGCACCGCCCAGGCCCTGGACGGCCTGGTCGGCTTCTTCGTCAACACCCTGGTGCTGCGCACCGACCTGGGCGGCGACCCGACCTTCCGCACCCTGGTCGGCCGAGCCCGGGAGACCGTGCTGGCCGCCCTGGCCCACCAGGACGTGCCGTTCGAGAAGCTGGTCGACCGGCTCGGCGCCGGCCGCTCGCTGGCCCGCCAGCCGCTCTTCCAGGTGATGCTGGCCTTCCAGAACAACGCCGGGGCCCGCCCCGAGCTGCCCGGCCTGACCGCCGAGGTCCGCCAGATCGGCACCGGGACGGCCAAGTTCGACCTGGCCTTCGAACTCGTCGAGCAGTACGACGGGTCGGGCCGGCCGGACGGCCTCACCGGCACCCTGGAGTACAGCACCGACCTGTTCACCGAGCGGACCGCGCGCGGCCTGGCGGACCGGCTGGCCCACCTGATCGGCCTGCTGACCGGCGAGCCCGACCGACCGCTCAGCGGACTGGACGCCCTGCTGCCCGAGGAGCGCGAGCTGCTGCTCGGCTCCTGGAGCGGGGCCGCCACCCCGACCACCGTCGGTGCGGTCCAGCTACCCGCGCTGTTCCAGGCGCAGGCGCACCGCGCGCCCGAGCGGCCCGCGCTGCGCTGGTTCGAGGGCGGCGCGGTACGGGCCGAGGTCGGCTACGGCGAGCTGAACGAGCGCGCCAACCGGCTCGCCCACCACCTGATCGCCCTGGGCGCGGGCCCCGGACGGATCGTCGCCCTGGCGCTGCCGCGCACGGTCGACGCGGTCGTCGCGGTGCTCGCGGTCCTCAAGACGGGCGCGGCCTACCTGCCCGTCGACCCGGCGTACCCGCGCGAGCGGATCGGCTACCTGCTGGCGGACTCCGCTCCGCTGGCGGTGCTCAGCCACGGCTCGGTGGCCGGACGACTGCCGGAGCCGGTGGCCGCCCCGGTGCTGCTGCTGGACGACCCGGCGACCGCCGCCGCGATCGCCGGCGCCCCCGCGCACGACCCGGACGACACCGAGCGGACCGCGCCGCTGGGGCCGGAGCACCCGGCGTACGTGATCTACACCTCCGGCTCCACCGGCCGTCCCAAGGGCGTGCTGGTGCCGCACCGGGCGGTCGCCGCGCTGGCCGCCGAGCACGACCGCTTCGGCGTCGGCGAGGGCACCCGGCTGCTGCAGTTCGCCTCGTTCAGCTTCGACGCCGCCGCCTGGGAGCTGCTCACCGCCCTGCTCACCGGCGCCGTCCTGGTGCTGGCCGCGGAGGCCGACCGGGCGCCCGGCGAGCCGCTGGCCGAGCTGGTCGCCACGGCCGGCATCGAGGTGGTCTGCCTGCCGCCGACGGTGCTCGCCGCCTGGCCGGTCGCGCTGCCGATGCCCGAGGGCCTGACCCTCATCACGGCCGGCGAGGCCTGCCCGCCCGAGCTGGTGGAGCGCTGGTCCGCGGGCCGGCGGATGCTCAACGCGTACGGCCCGACCGAGACCACGGTCTGCGCCACCGTCAGCGAGCCGCTGGCCGGAGCGGTCAAGCCGCCGATCGGCCGACCGCTGGCCGGCGCCCGGGTGTACGTGCTGGACGAGGCCCTGCGGCCGACCCCGCCCGGCGTGATCGGCGAACTGTACGTGGCCGGCGCCGGGGTGGCCCTCGGCTACCTGCACCGGCCGGAGCTCTCCGCCCAGCGCTTCACCGCCGACCCGTACGCCGACCGCTACGGCGCGCCGGACGACCGGATGTACCGCACCGGTGACCTGGTGCGCTGGACGGCCGACGGCCAGCTGGACTACGTGGGCCGGGCCGACGAGCAGGTCAAGCTGCGCGGCTTCCGGATCGAGCTCGGCGAGATCGAGACCGCGCTGCTCGCCCGGCCCGGCGTGGAGCAGGCCGCCGCGGTGGTCCGCGAGGACCGCCCCGGCGACAAGCGGCTGGTCGCCTACGTGACCCCGGCCGACCTGCCGGTCGGCGAGCTGCGGGCGGCGCTCACGGCGGAGCTGCCCGACTACCTGGTGCCCTCCGCGTTCGTCCCGCTGGAGACCCTGCCGCTGACCGGCAACGGCAAGCTGGACCGCCGGGCGCTGCCCGCGCCCGACTACGCCGCCGCCTCCACCGGCCGGGCCCCGGCCGACGCCCGGGAGGCCGCGTTCTGCGCGGTCTTCGCCGAGGTGCTCGGACTGCCCGAGGTCGGCGCCGACGACGGCTTCTTCGACCTGGGCGGCGACAGCATCGTCTCCATCCAGCTGGTCAGCCGGGCCCGCGCGGCCGGGCTGGTGGTCACCGCGCAGGACGTCTTCACCCACCGGACCCCGGCGGCACTGGCCGTGGTGGCCCGCGACGGCGAGGGCGAGGGGGCGGTGACCACGGTCGGCACCGAGGACGGCGTCGGCCCGCTGGGGCAGCTGCCGATCGGGCACTGGCTGCGCGAACTCGGCGGGCCGGTGGACGGCTTCCACCAGGCCGTCCTGGTCCGCACCCCGGCGAACGCCACCCGGGAGTCGCTGACCGCGGCCCTGCAGGCGCTGCTGGACCACCACGACGGCCTGCGGATGCGGCTGCTGCCGGACTGGTCGCTGCTGATCACCGAGCCCGGCACGGTGGACGCCGGCGAGCTGCTGCGGACCCTCGACGGCCCGGCCGCCGACTGGCCCGCCGAGGCGGTCGCCGCCCGGCAGCGGCTGGCGCCCGGCGCGGGCGTGATGGTCCAGGCGCGCTGGCACCCCGAGGTCGGCGAGCTGCTGCTCACCCTGCACCACCTGGTGGTGGACGGGGTGTCCTGGCGGGTGCTGCTGCCCGACCTGGCCCGGGCGCACGAAGCCGTCCTGGCGGGCGAGCCGGTCCGGCTGGAGCCGGTCGGCACCTCGCTGCGGCACTGGTCCGCGCTGCTGGAGCGGACCGCTGGCACGCCCGAGCTGCGCGCCCAACTCGACTGGTGGCGCGCCGAGTCGGCCGGTTCGCAGGCCCCGCTGGGCCACCGGGCCGCCGACCCGGCGGTGGACACCGTCGCCACCGCCCGCACCCTGCACCGCACCCTGGACACCGACACCACGGCGGCGCTGCTCACCGAGGTCACCGGGGCGTACCACGCCGAGGTGAACGACGTGCTGCTGACCGCCCTGGCGCTCGCCGTCGCGGACTGGCGGCGGCGCACCGGGCGGCCGCAGGGGCCGGTGCCGGTCGAGCTGGAGGGCCACGGGCGCGAGGAGTTCGCCCCCGGCGTGGACCTGTCCCGCACGGTCGGCTGGTTCACCACCGCCTACCCGCTGCGGCTGGACCCGGGCCCGGTGGACCTGGCGGAGGCGCTGTCCGGCGGCCCGGCCGCCGGACACAGCCTGAAGCTGGTCAAGGAGCACCTGCGGATGGTGCCGGGGCACGGACTCGGCTGGGGCCAACTGCGGTATTTGAACAAGCACGGCCTGGAGCGGGCCGAGGCACTGTCGGGTACGGCCCGGCCGCAGCTCGGCTTCAACTACCTGGGCCGGCTGCCCGCGCCCGGCACCGAGGACTGGGCGCTGACCGAGCAGTCCGCCGCGCTGGCCGCCGGGGCCGACCCGGAGATGCCGCTGCCGCACGTCCTGGACGTCAACGCGATGACCGAGGACGGCCCGGACGGACCGCGACTGAGCGCCCGCTGGACCTGGGCCGGCCAGGCCCTGGCGCAGGCCGACGCCGAGGACTTGGCCGAGGGCTGGTTCCGGGCCCTGCGGGCCCTGGTGCGGCACACCCGGGAACCCGGCGCCGGCGGCTGGACACCGTCCGACCTCGACCTGGTCGCACTCAGCCAGGACGAGATCGACGAATTCGAGGACGAGATGGACGACTGGGGGAACGAGCTGTGA